The Streptomyces sp. ICC1 DNA window GCCAGCGCACTGCCGGAGCGGAAGGTCTGGAGGCTGTCCTCCGCGAACTGCTTGGCCGCCTTGATGACGGCCGGGTCACGACGGACGTCGTCGGCGGTCTGGATGTTCTGGGCGGCGATCAGGGTCAGTTGGACGAGGTTGAGGCGAGGCATGGCAGTGGACCTTTCGTCGCTGGGAGCACCTACGCGTGTGCAACATAGCGTCACTTAGTGCGCGGCGTCCGCACTATGGCGGAATCGACCGCACCAACGACACGCCCGTCGAGGGCGGTCCGGCTGTCGGGGCTCAAGGCCCCGGGCGCGGTACTCCCTTCCGCACCGTCAGGCCGTGGATCATCACCGCGCGGCCGGGGCCGGCGCGACCCGATCGCCGGCGGCCTCCCCGCCGTAGCGTTCGGCGAGTTCGGCGACCGACCGCGCGAGGGCCCGGCGCAGTTCCGGCGGGGCGAGCACCTCGGCCTCCGCACCGAGGCGGAGCAGGTCGCCGACGGCGATGGACTCGGACTCGACGTCGAGTTCGGCCCGTACCCAGCCGTCCGCGTCGGGCGGTCCGGCGGCGGCGAGGGCGCGGACACCGGCCGCGCCGAACCACATCGGCAGCAGGCGGCGGGCGCGCGGGGAGAGCCGGACGAGGGCGGTCTGGCGGAGCGCGGCCGCCTCCATCCGGCGGGCGGACTCCTCCCAGTACGCGGCGAGTTCGAAGCCGGCGGGCCGCTCGAACTGCCCCGGCAGGGTGTCGACGGCGAGGAACCGCCCCACCCGGTAGGTCCGCACGGCACTCCGGGCACCCTCGGCGGCGGGACCCTCGGCGGCGACCTCGGCACCGGAGGCGGCCCGTGCCACGAGGTACCAGATGCCACCCTTGAGGACGAGGCCGAGCGGCCACAGGTCGCGCTGGACCTCGCCGTCCCAGCGGCGGTAGTGCGCGCGCAGGATCCGCTGGTCCCACACCGCCCGGGCGATCGCCCCGAGGTGCGGCACCGGGTCGGCGTCGCGGAACCACGCGGGGGCGTCGAGGTGGAAGCGCTGCTGGATCTGCCGGGCCCGGCCCGCGAGTTCGGCGGGGAGGGCGGCCTGGAGCTTCAGCTGGGCGGCGGCGAGGTCGGCGCCGAGCCCGAGGTCCCGGGCCGGACCGGGGGCGCCGGCCAGGAACAGGGAGCCCGCCTGCGCGTCCGTCATGCCGGTGAGTCGGGTGCGGTAGCCGTCCATGAGGCGGAATCCGCCCGCCGGCCCGCGGTCCGCCCGGACGGGCACTCCCGAGGCCCCGAGGTGCTCGATGTCGCGGTAGACGGTCCGGACGGAGACCTCCAGCTCGGCGGCGAGTTCGGGGGCGGTCATCCGGCCGCGGTTCTGGAGCAGCAGGAGGAGGGAGAGGAGCCGGTCTGCGCGCATGCCGCCATTGTCAGGCATACCTGACAGGAGATGTCAGGTACACCGGCCAGGCTGTCGAGGTACCGGCGGGCCGCCGGGCGCGGACGGGCCGACCGACCGCACCGGCCCGCACCTGCCCGCACCGACCACCCCGAACCAGGAGCTCCCATGTCCACACCCACACCCGCCTCCACCACCCCCGCCGGCGGCTTCACGTTCAAGAACTGGGAGGAGCACCCGGTCGGCACCGCCGACGCCCCCTTCCCCCGGCTGGCCCGCGCGGTGGTCACGAACGCCTTCACGGGCGTCGTCACCGCCCCGGAGACGGCGTGCGCGTACACGATCGCCTATACCGGGGAGAACACGGGCGCCTTCGCCGGCATGGAGCTGGTCACCGGTACCGTCGGCGGCCGCAAGGGCAGCTTCGTCCTGGAGGAGCGGGGCACCTTCGACGCCACCGGGACCACCCGCTGCGCGTTCGAGGTGGTTCCCGGATCGGCGACGGCCGACCTGGCCGGGCTCACCGGCTCCGGCTCCTTCGTCCACCGCCACGGCGAGACCTCGGTGGACTACGCCTTCACCTACGACCTGCCCCGCTAGACCGCCGGACCGCGCCCGTCAGTCCCGGTG harbors:
- a CDS encoding DUF3224 domain-containing protein — its product is MSTPTPASTTPAGGFTFKNWEEHPVGTADAPFPRLARAVVTNAFTGVVTAPETACAYTIAYTGENTGAFAGMELVTGTVGGRKGSFVLEERGTFDATGTTRCAFEVVPGSATADLAGLTGSGSFVHRHGETSVDYAFTYDLPR
- a CDS encoding WYL domain-containing protein — its product is MRADRLLSLLLLLQNRGRMTAPELAAELEVSVRTVYRDIEHLGASGVPVRADRGPAGGFRLMDGYRTRLTGMTDAQAGSLFLAGAPGPARDLGLGADLAAAQLKLQAALPAELAGRARQIQQRFHLDAPAWFRDADPVPHLGAIARAVWDQRILRAHYRRWDGEVQRDLWPLGLVLKGGIWYLVARAASGAEVAAEGPAAEGARSAVRTYRVGRFLAVDTLPGQFERPAGFELAAYWEESARRMEAAALRQTALVRLSPRARRLLPMWFGAAGVRALAAAGPPDADGWVRAELDVESESIAVGDLLRLGAEAEVLAPPELRRALARSVAELAERYGGEAAGDRVAPAPAAR